The DNA sequence AACTCTGGCGACGAAGCGCAATTGCAGAATGCAATTAAAAATATATTGTAAAAAAAATGAATTTGCGTTAGCAAATTCGAATCAGTGTGACAAAAAAGATTCTTGAGTATGAAACAAATGCAGCATCAAATGATGCTGCATTCGTTTTGTATTGGGTGGGATTGGGAGGTTCTTGTTTCAGTTAGCGGACTTTTTTGCCGCTGATGCTGAAGTAACTCTTGATTCCGTTTCGGTTGGTGTATTCTACCTGAACCTTCTTGCCGCGGAGCACAAGACGCTTGCTGCTTGCTTGCGGAGCAATCTTGATGTTATTGCGGGCGGCCGGAATAGAGGTGAGTTCGTACTTGGCTGCGACAGGAGCCTTGATGTCGTAGGACTTGCCTGTGGAAGCAATTGCCTGGAGACTGCCGATTACGAAGGCGAAGGGAGCGTTCCAGTTGATTGCGACTTCGTTGGTGGCGTAGCTGCAAGAGTTGTCGTAGTAGGATTTTGCGACGGCGTTGGCGTCGGTGTAGCTTTTTGCGCAGTCGGTTGCAGAGGCGTTCGGACCACCGGCAATCATTCCCGGAACAGGAGCTTCGATGCTGTCTGCTTGACTCGGGCGGTGGTGAGGATTCATGGTCGGGTTGACGCCATAGCCAGTGAGGTAAGACCTGTCAAGCGGATTGCGACCCAAAATGTAGTCCACAATGCCTCGGGCGGCGTTCAGGTACTTTTCGTCCTTTGTCAAGATGTAGGCGTGAATGAGGACCATGCCCTTGTTGGCTGCAATTCCGTTGGAACCCCAGTTGAAGTCGCTCTTATCGAGAGCAACGCCGTAGCCGTTGTTTTCGAGGCTATTGACATATTTATCTGCCATCGTGGTGATGATGGCGGTGGCGGAATCGACCTTTTCGGCATCAAAGACATCGGGGTTGGTGGCGATGGTGAAAACGCCGAGCATATAGTTGTTCTGCCAGCTTTGGAGAGCGGCCTTCTTGTTGTTGATGGGGAGAGCCTTGACTTCGTTGATTACGGAGGTGTCGCCACTGACGCGGTACATTTCGATACTTGCCCAAAGTCTAGAAGCCCATTCGACAGAACCGGTGTAAGAACCTGTGCTCACGTCACGTGGCTGTTCGTAAATATCGTAGGGGTGAGTCAATGCCCAATTGCGAGCCTTTTGGGCGGCGTCAATGCACTTCTGGGCGAATTCAGGATCGTAGGGCTTGTAAATTTCAGAGGCGAGTGCTACAACACCTGCAAAGTCCCAGGAAGCTTCGATGCCTTTACCGATAGCAAAGCGCTGGGCGGTTGCCTTGGCGGGCATGATGGTGCCGGCGAACTGCTTGGTGGTGAGCTTGTGGAACACACCGCCGTCATCGTCCTGCATAGTAAGCATCCAGTCCAGATTCCAACGGATTTCGTCCAGAAGGTCGGGAATTTCGTTGTTGCTTTCGGGAATGTTCAGCTTGAGGGTGTCGTAGTATTCCTTGTTCTGCTGGTAAAGCTGAAGGAGTGTGTAGGTAGAAATGCCGGAGTTCACGATGTACTTGCCGTAGTCGCCAGCATCGTACCAACCCTTGGCACCGTTAAAGGTTGCTTCGGTATCGGTCTTGCCGGTGGAGGGGTGGTACTTGACGGCGGTATCCGGGTGGCCTGCGGCGCGGGCGTAAATGCCTGCGTATTCTTCTTCGAGGGCGGTTGAGGCGCGCTGGAAATAGAAGAATTTGATAGAGGCCTTTCCGGCTTCTTCGAGGGCCTTGTCGCCAATGGTAATGGGGTGGCCGATGGGTTCGTCATCGATATAGGCTTGGTACTTGCCTTCGGTTTCGATTTCAGAGAAATCGACCAAGGAGGCGGCGGTATCGCCTGCAGGAATCCAGACTTGGGCCTCGGGGGCAGTCACTTTTAAGACTTCGGTGCCACTAGAGGTCTTGAAAACGATTTCTTTGCCTTCGGCGCCAACAACGGCCATTTGCTTTTGACCCTTGGTCAAAAAACCGACCTGGTTGTGGTAGGCCGTGGCAGCGAAGAGGCTACTTGCGCTCAGTGCCGTAATCGCAAGCATTGGGGGAAGAATTTTTCTGAACTCCATAATAACATCCTTGTTTGTTGTCTATAAATCTAGACCATTTGAAGAATAGTAGGTAGGGGGCGGAGGGTAGAAAGTGGTTACGGCTGAAAACTAATGAGAGACGCGAAAATGTTATATTTGCGTCGTGATTTATGAGCTCCGTATAGAAAAGATGGTGCAAGGCGGCGAAGGAATGGCCCGCCTGCCCGATGGACGCGTGTGTTTTGTGCAAGGTGCGCTTGCGGGCGAACTTTGTCAAGTGGAAATCTTGCAGAATAAGAAGGATTTTACGCGGGGTCGGGTGATTAAAATCACGGAAAAGAGTGCCGACCGCGCGGAGCCGAGATGCCCGCTTTATGGCAAGTGCGGCGGGTGCAGCTTGCAACATTTGGAAAGTTCAGCACAGGCCGCTTGCTCGGCGCTTGTGGAACGCGAAAACTTCAGACGAATTGCCCGCATTGAATTGCCGGAAGATTTCAAGATCCATACGGGGCCTGCATGGGGCTATAGAAATCGTGCCCGAGTGGTAATCGCCCGCGCTAAAAGTGGAAAAGTCAGCTACGGATTTCGCATGCAAAAGAGCAACGGAATTATTCCGTTTGCAAACTGCCCGGTGTTGACGCCTGCGCTCAATGAATTCTTGAAACAGAACGCTTCGCGGATCTATGAAGAATTTGTTTGTAATTCCAAACGCCCGCCCAAGAATTTTGAATTGGATGTGAATGTATTTGATAACGGAGCTGGCAAGGTCAGTTATTATTACAAGGGAATGCCTTCTGCCGACTTTGAAAAGAATTCCGTGAGTATCGTTGAAATTGCGGGCAAGAAAATCCGCTCGGATGCCTCGGTGTTTTTCCAGAGCAATTTGGCGCTTTTGCCGGAACTTGTGACTGCTGTGCAGAATGCAGTTGACGAAGGCATTGCAAGTGGCGAAGCGAGTGATGCCTGGCTCATAGACTTGTTCAGCGGAGTCGGATTCTTTGCTGCGATTCTGAAGGACAAGTTTAAAAAGGTGACGACCGTAGAACGTGACGATGGCTGCTTGACGCATGCCCGTGTGAATTTAAACGGGGGCGTTACGGGGGTGTCCCCCGTCCCCATTAACATAGAGAATGTGTCTGCCCCCGCAGAAGATTGGCTTGCCGAAAACGTGGTGGATGTTCCTGCAACCTTGATTGTAGACCCTCCGCGGACAGGACTTCCGCCGACTGCGCTAGAGGCCATTGCCAAAAGCTCCGTGAACCGCCTGATTTACGTTTCTTGCGACCCGGTGACGCTTGCGAGGGACTTTGCCAAGTTCCGGGATGCCGGTTTTGCCCTGAAAAAGGCCGAAGGTTTCGCTTTTTACCCCCAGACACCCCATTTAGAAATGTTGTTTGTGCTTTCGAGATAGCCGACAAACTAGTATTTTACTAGTTTAAAAGTGCATACAAGGAGGCATGTATGAAAAAATGGTTCGTTGCATTCATGGCGGCGATGGCTAGCCTGTTTGCAGGATGTTCGGTTGAGGAAACCGCTATCGTATGCGGAAGAGAATGGAACCCGGCCCTTGATGTCGTGGCCGATACCATGAGCGAGTTCGAAATGAGGGACCCGCTGATTGTCCAGTTCCGCTACGGAAAGAGCTTTGACTTTTCAATGCTCAAGACGACCTTCTACGAAGGCACGATTGCCCACAAGGGCGAAAAGATTTGGGACCACGAAGTGGCCGTTAGTGACAAACAGTGGGTTTATACGCTGCAGGGCAAGTCTCGCCATCATATGGGCGTGATGACCGCCCGTGAACTATGTCGCAAAAAAGAACCGGGCCCGGTTGTCATTGAAGTCAGTGGCGATGGCAAGGTGCTTTTGTCCAAACAGATTCTACTTACTAAAAATCGGTAATTCATGAAGAAAATTTTATGTGCAGTCACAGCTGCCCTTGTACTTGGCGGTTGCGGTGAATCCAAAGTGAACGTGAGCTATAAAGTGGACGCCCCTGTTGTGGTGGAACTTTATGCCGAAGGATATTTTTCGACAATTGACCTGAAGGGTAACGAACAGATGGGAACGGTGACGGCCGCTTATGCGAACCTGACATATTCCAATGCAGGCGATACCTTGAAGGTGCACCGCGATTACGTGATGGACAAGTCTCGCGGATACTTGAAGAACTACATGCCTTCGGAACTGGCTTGGCGCGTTAAGTCTGTGGATGTGGCTGCCATTGATCGCGAAGTGAAGACGATTGAAGGCCTTGAAGATGGATACGATTCCCTGCTTGCCCGAATCCCGATGCCTGAAGTGTGGCGTAAGCAACTTTTGAATCCGGATTACAAGCCGCATTTGAAACGCCTGGAAAAGCACCGCTGGGAAATGGACCACATGCTTTTGGGCGAAGTGCCGACCAAGGGTAACATTACGCAGATGCTCAAGGATCAGGGACGCTTGAACTTTGCCTTGATTCAGGTGGACTCCGTGGTGGTGAAGGGCTTTGAAAATCGCGACCATCGTCGCTGCCTGGATTACATTGTGTACTTGCAGGAAAAGGAAAGTTTCCCGTATTATATTTGGGAACAGCATGTGAATAGTGGCATTGTCCCCGAAGAATTCAAGAAGTACAATAAGGGACTCAAGGCGGAATACCAGACTCAGTTTGAAGTGATGATTGACCCGACGACGGGTGTTCCCTGCCAGGAACGTGAAGTCAAGGTCGGTACGCACACGATGGTGAATCCCGACACGAAGGACACGACGACCTTCAAGAGCCTGATAACGCTCGAAAGACTGTATACGATCAAGAAACCGGAAGAGAATGAATAATTAGTGATGTGAGATGTGTAATTATTAATTGTTCATTATTCATTTCACATTTCACATTTTAATGGCCTATGCGTAAGTTTTTTTGTGTACAATTGTTTTTCCTTGTGGCTCTTGCCATGGTGGGCTGTGCCACGCATCCGTCGCCGCAACAGACGATGGTTGATGACCGTTATATGGTCTATAAGGAAATGGAAAAGGCGTACCGTGAAGCCGAAGAAGATTACCTGAACTTGCTCTTTAATATCGAGCGTATGCCCGAAGAAGAAGAGTTGTGGATCATGAAGCGTGACAAGATGCTTGAGCTGATGCAGCTGAAGGAACTCATGCTGAATGCCCGCAACGAACTGGACCAGGCCATGCAGGAATGGGAACGGCATATGCTGGACTTGCAGGCTGAACAGAAGAAGGCGCAGGTCAAGCCCTATAATCCGAATTTTACGGGTAAAGATGGCCAGCGCACAAGTCCGGGACAGTTGCTACCCGGCGAAGTCAAGCCCAAACAAAAATACGGCGAACTCTAGCTCGCCGCAGATCCTGCTACAAATTCCTGGCTTACTGCCAGCTGTTTATGACTACATCGCAAGGCGAGAGTCGCGGACAAACCGAAGGCTTGTACATGACCGAGCCTCAGATGTAGCGGTTAATAGTTGGCTATTGCCAACTATTGACAAACCCCATTCCAATGGAGAACTTGATTCTCGTGGGTGCGATGCTTTCGGGAATTGCCGGAAGGTCAATCGGCGTGAGCTTTTCGCCGCCGTGCAGGTTCTCGTCTTCGCCGATACGGCTCAGGCCGCGGGCGAGCGTAAGCGAGATGTCGAACGGCACGCTGTAGAAGATTCGGTTGCTCATGCGGAAGGTGAGGCCCACGGAGCGGTCCCAGAAACGGTGGTCGGTGAGCTTGTCGGTGTCAAACCACTTGCCGTTCCAGGCGGCACCCATTTGCGAGAACAAGTCGATGTAGAAACTGCGGGTTTCGAAGATCCAAGCGCTCTTACGCCAATCGTCGTACACAGGGTACAGGTAATGGAGTTCGGCGATGGCGGTGCGCATGCCGGCGAGCGTGTAGTTTTCGGCGTTGCGCAAGTAGGGATAGCCTTCGAGGAATAGAGCGTCGTAGTAGTAAGAGTCGAGAGTGTCTTGCTTGGCGTCGGTGCTCCACTTGTACACGCCAGCGATTTTTCCGCCGGCCGCAAGGCGGGCGCCAGTGAGCGGGCTCTGGATGCTACCGTAAAGATTCAGGCCGACTTCGTTGATGTGGAAGTTGCGGTACTTGGGCGTGATTTTGCCGTTAGAGTTGACCGTAAAGCTTTCGGCGAATGTTCCCGGGCGGTACAAGTCGGAATTGGAGGACTGCAAGTAGAGACGCATCCCGTTGCCTTGGCCGTTGATTTCGGAGCCTTCGGCATGGTCGCCATAAAGGCCGAGGGCGATAAGCATGCTCAAGCGTTTCTGGTAAGTCCAGTCAAAGTTGCTTTCGTAGAGGTTGAAGTTTGCCCAGTCGTAGCCGACCGCGACTTGCAAGGTGTCGATGCTCTTGAAGATGCTGTAACCAGCGCCAGCCATAATGGCCTGCATCGGAATGGCGTAGTGGGTGATGCCGATGCTGTCGCCACCGTTGGCACGTACATCTTCGTAGCGGAGCGTGTCCTTGCTGGTGTAGTTGGCGTAGGTGTAGCTGAGCGAGAGGTCAATAGGCGTGCTCTTGTTTTCCCAGGAAACGAAGAATTCTTTTTCTTGTTCGGGATTGAGACCATCGCCGTTAATGTAGTCAATGCCGTTGCCGAGTTCCAGCAAGAATCCGATTTGTACGGTGTTCTTCTTGAGTGCGTCGCTGATGATGGCGGCAAGGCCCGCCTTGACTTTGAGCTTGCCGTCTCCAAAGACGGTGAGGTCGGGAGCATTTTCGCTGAATACAAGCATCGGAACAAATAGCGGAATGTTCGGGATGGGCTTGTAGTCGCGCTCGATGCCGGCGAATTCAATGTCGGCAATTTCAAGAGGCTTTTCTGTGCGGGCGGGAAGTGTGCCGCGAAGAGTAATCTGGGCGTCCGCAGGTTTTTGCGTGACTGTGCGTGTAGTGTCTGAAATTTTCAGAACGGAATCGCGGAGGGCAACGGCGGGAATTTTTTTGCAAGAGTCGCTTGCTGTAGAATCTTCGCAATTCCATGTGGTGTCTGCAACTTGAATAACGCTGTCGCGCTCGGTCACGGTTACGGTGGTGTCGTTGACCATCGGGGTTGCGCCGTAGGCCATTTTATAGAGCGAGAAACCGTCCTTGTCGTATTCGGTAAAGTAGAGCGTGTCGCCTGCAAGGGCCGGAGTGAATGCGCCGCCGAGCACATTTGTGAGCGGGCGCTCGGCACCTGTCGAAAGAGTCTTTTCGAAAAGGTTGAAGATTCCGTTTCGGTTGCTTGCGAAAACAATTTTGTCGTCGTTAATCCAGTTTACATCGCGTTCGTCAAAGCCTTCGGTTGAGACAATCTTGAAATTCTTGCCGTCGCTATCGATGATGGCGATGCCGCGGGTCTTATCGTCAAAGAATCCGAAAGCGATGCGCTTGCCGTCGGGGCTGAACTTGGGACTGTAAATATTGTAGTAGTCAAATTTGGAATCCGGTACAAAGAGGTCTACCGGATCTTCAGAGGTGTAATCCTTGATGTCTTTCGGGTACGGAACCTTGGCGAGTTTGAAGCGCGTGCTGTAGGGCTCACGCATGGCGAAGATGACTGTGGAACCTTGCTTGTCGATGGCCGGATACACGGCGTCGGCAAGGTAGGTGACTGTTACAGAATTCTTGTTGGTGTCGCTTACGGCGATGTCAAAGTGGGCATGGCCATCTTTGTCGCGGTTCTGGTAGCTTACGTAAGCGAGCATCGGGCCTTGCACGCTGTCTTCGAAAATATCGATGCCCTTGTCAAGCCAGGGCTTTTTGAGTTTGAATCCGTGCTTAGCGTAGTCGCCAATTTCAATCGTAGAATCTGCGGCTTCGTTTTCGACGGTGATTTCGCCGATTTCAACGCCATCGACAACTTCGTCCTTCTTGCTTGTGTCTTTAGGCTCTAGCGGCATCTTGAAAAGTCCGCCGTCGAACCAGAGCCCGCCAAAGTTTGAAACGCCGTAAAGGTTTTTGCCAGCGACCACCGGGAAGTCTTGCCAGAAGGATCCTTCGGTCATCTTGGTGCCTTCCACAAGCGTGCCCAGGGAATCGCGTTGAGCCTTGTATTGTTCGGTAATGGCTTTTTTCCAGTTGTCGTAGAGTTCCTGTTCGCTTATGCCGAGAACCTTCTTGATGGCGCCGTCGAGCGTGAGCCTGTTGTACTTGGACATTTCGTGCCAAATTTTAGGCATGGCGTCTTCGCCATAGGTGGCACTAATGTAGCGTACGAGCGAAAATCCCTGCGTGTAGGGACCAAGTTCGGCAAACAGCGAGTTGTCCGAAAAGTCGTGCATGTAGGGGAGTGTGAGGAGAGAGTCGTTCAGGGCGGCCACGCGAAGCAACATGTCGCGGTGGCTATCCCAAGCGTCAAAGCCCATGCGGCTCGATTCGTATTGCGCTGTACCTTCGGCAAGCCAGAGCGGCTGCAGCGTGAAGGGAATCATGCTTGCGAAATCTTGCGTGGTTCGTTCGTTGTAGTAGTCGGTATAGCTGACTTGCAGACCGTAAATGCTCGGTTTGAACTTGCTTGCGTTTTCGATACTGACCAAGTGGCTGAATTCGTGGGTGACCACGTCGGAAAGCCAGCCGTGGCTGCTGCGGATTTTAAAGTCCCAGTTGGTGAGCCAAAGGTTAATCGAGTTTTCGCTCGGAATGGCGTTGCCGTTACTGTAAAGGGCGTTGTTTAGCGTTGCGCTGACGCGGCCGGGTAAATCGTGATGGTAACGGCTTACGACAGAATCGTAGACCGCCTCGGCGTAGGCGGAAACTTTTGCAGCATGCGAACTGTATTCGGCCGGGTAAATAAAGTTGAAGTGGTCTGTGCTTGCTGCCTTCCAGCGAATGTCGCTATTGTTGCCATAAAAACCATTGGCAAAGGCTGCTCCAACACATAAAAATAAAAGGCTCGAAATAGACGCACGCATAGTGTTCAAAATATACAAAAAAGGGGGGTAAAAAAGCCGCGCAACCTGTAATGGTTGCGCGGCCCATGGAGCTAATGATGTTGAAGTTTATTATTCAGCGGCGCCGAGGCCAAGGGCCTTGTCGATACCGTCGATGAGCTTGGTTCCCTTGAGATCACCTTCGAACAGCGAGAAGTTGCCGGTGTAGCCCCAGTGGGTCCAAGGAATCTGGAGCGTGTCGCAGATTTCGCGCATGGCGGTCAGGTAGTTCAAGCGGTCCTGAGCCGTGGAGCGGAGGTTCAATGCGCCGAATTCGTTGATGATAACCGGAACATTGTTGGTTGCTGCCCACTTCTTGGCCTTGAGAATCTGTTCCATGATGGCTTCCTTACTGCCAGTCTTGTAGTAGTTCTTGATATTTGATTTTACGTAACTCTGAGTGCTCTTGGTGACACCGAAGTCGCCGGAAACCGTAGACCACTTGGCCGGATCGTAGGGGAACGGGATTCCCTTGATGGTGGCGTAGTCGGTCCAGGAACCACCCTGGTGGGTGAAGGCGAACGGTTCATAGGTGTGAATCACGTAGATGATGTTGTCGTCGGTGAACGGGGTGCGCTTGGCGAGCAAGCTGATAGAATACCACTGGGCATCACCAAAGAGAATCGTGTGTTTCTTGTCGACGCTGCGGATGGAATCAATCATGGCCTGTGCGGCAACGGTCCACTGGGCGGCGGTTACCTTACCTGCGCTCATGTCAGGTTCGTTCAGCAGTTCGAAGAAAATGTCTTCGCGAGTGTTTTCGGCATAGTGGGCGGCTACATGCTTCCAAGTTTCAGCCATCATTTGGATATACTTGTTATCCTTGGCGCTGGTAGCGTTGTAGCTATTGTCATATTCGTGGTAGTCAATCACGAACGAAATGCCATGTTTGCCGGTCCATTCTACGAAGGAATCGAGAACGGTGAAGAGTGTGCTGTCGTCAAAGGCGAGCTGGACGGTTCCCGTGGTATCCTTGACAAATTCGTCGCGGTTGGTGGCGTACAGGTCAAGGTCAATCGGCAAACGAAGGCTCTTGATACCGTTGTCGGCCAAAAGCTTGATGTCGGTTTCGTCAAAGACGAATTCCTTGAACTTGCCGTCGGCATTTTCGAGCCAGTTCGTGAAGTTGATACCCTTGTTCAGGTACTTCATGGCCTTTGCCTGCAGCGGGTTCGTGACCGTGATTTCGGCTTCGGTGAATTCGATCTTCGGAATGACCGGGTCGTTGATGGTCATGTCGGGCTTGTCCGCTTCGACTTCAGAAGTGTCTTGCAGGTAAATGTTGTCAATAAAGAGCGAATCGCTAGTGACCTTGGCGTTACCCTTGGCCTGGAAGCTGATTGCCTTGATGTGCTTGGCATCGAATGGGACTTCTACGCCCCAGCCGCCTTGGACCAAGTCCTTGAAGCGGATGACGGCCTGGGTCCAGGTGCGAGAGGCCTTGACCTTTGCCAGGTGAACGTCGTAGTCCGTGACATCGGAAATTTCGATATGGACTTCGTGTGCGCCACCCTTGTACCAGTAGGTAATGCCACCGAAACGACCGTTGGCATCGTCTTCGGCAACCTGAATGCCCCAACCCACATACGGGTCGTATGCGTATTCGCCCTTGTCGAGCGTGTAGTTGACTTGCAGGGCGTATTTAGAACCATTGTTAACGGCGCCGGCGATAATGTCACCGTCTTCGTTTACAGGGGTCGTGATGACAGAGGCTCCGTCGTTGTCGTTATCGTTATAAGTGTACCAATAGTTGTCGATGGTTGCAGAATGATTGTCGCCATCTTCGAAGTCGTCCACCAGGAGGCCCTTGCCTTCGGTAAGCGTGATGGGGCCTTCAGGCGGAAGGGTAGACGGATCCACAGTCGGATTTGTCGCTGCAGATGAATCGGTTGGATTAGTGGTAGAATCTGCCGGAACCGTGGTGGAATCCGTCGGAAGCGGGGTGGGTATAGTCGTCGAATCAGTCGGATTAACTGCCGGTTCGTCGGGGGCAGCCGACTTGCTGGAATCGTCGCCGCAGGCACTCAAGAAAAGAAGCGCTGCTGCAGAGAGTGCTAAACTTGATTTAGTTTTGAAATTCATGTGAACCTCATTGTGTTTGAAACCTTGGGTTGTCCCAATTCCCTTTTTGCCTTAAATCTATTATTAAATAGACAAAATGAACTTAGTAAATTGGCTTGTTTTTGCATGGGTGTATCGGGTGTGTTGCGTCTTTTGGGGCTTTTTTTTGCTATTATTTCGTTTAAATGCGCTTTTTTTCCGAGAAATACTACGAATCCATTTGCTTTGTCCGTAAGGAAAAGCCCGTGGATGTGTGTTGGGAATCACAGAAAAATCCGGATCGCCGTTATAAAGGTTGCAACCGAATCGACTTGCATCAAGGTGAAATTCCTGCATTCGGTTACGTGTCTGGCGATAATTTAAAACCGGTGGGCGTGTACGTTGTCGTGCGAGGCCGAAAGGTGCCCGATGGCGTTTA is a window from the uncultured Fibrobacter sp. genome containing:
- a CDS encoding glycoside hydrolase family 9 protein, with amino-acid sequence MEFRKILPPMLAITALSASSLFAATAYHNQVGFLTKGQKQMAVVGAEGKEIVFKTSSGTEVLKVTAPEAQVWIPAGDTAASLVDFSEIETEGKYQAYIDDEPIGHPITIGDKALEEAGKASIKFFYFQRASTALEEEYAGIYARAAGHPDTAVKYHPSTGKTDTEATFNGAKGWYDAGDYGKYIVNSGISTYTLLQLYQQNKEYYDTLKLNIPESNNEIPDLLDEIRWNLDWMLTMQDDDGGVFHKLTTKQFAGTIMPAKATAQRFAIGKGIEASWDFAGVVALASEIYKPYDPEFAQKCIDAAQKARNWALTHPYDIYEQPRDVSTGSYTGSVEWASRLWASIEMYRVSGDTSVINEVKALPINNKKAALQSWQNNYMLGVFTIATNPDVFDAEKVDSATAIITTMADKYVNSLENNGYGVALDKSDFNWGSNGIAANKGMVLIHAYILTKDEKYLNAARGIVDYILGRNPLDRSYLTGYGVNPTMNPHHRPSQADSIEAPVPGMIAGGPNASATDCAKSYTDANAVAKSYYDNSCSYATNEVAINWNAPFAFVIGSLQAIASTGKSYDIKAPVAAKYELTSIPAARNNIKIAPQASSKRLVLRGKKVQVEYTNRNGIKSYFSISGKKVR
- a CDS encoding class I SAM-dependent RNA methyltransferase, whose protein sequence is MIYELRIEKMVQGGEGMARLPDGRVCFVQGALAGELCQVEILQNKKDFTRGRVIKITEKSADRAEPRCPLYGKCGGCSLQHLESSAQAACSALVERENFRRIARIELPEDFKIHTGPAWGYRNRARVVIARAKSGKVSYGFRMQKSNGIIPFANCPVLTPALNEFLKQNASRIYEEFVCNSKRPPKNFELDVNVFDNGAGKVSYYYKGMPSADFEKNSVSIVEIAGKKIRSDASVFFQSNLALLPELVTAVQNAVDEGIASGEASDAWLIDLFSGVGFFAAILKDKFKKVTTVERDDGCLTHARVNLNGGVTGVSPVPINIENVSAPAEDWLAENVVDVPATLIVDPPRTGLPPTALEAIAKSSVNRLIYVSCDPVTLARDFAKFRDAGFALKKAEGFAFYPQTPHLEMLFVLSR
- a CDS encoding PD40 domain-containing protein — its product is MRASISSLLFLCVGAAFANGFYGNNSDIRWKAASTDHFNFIYPAEYSSHAAKVSAYAEAVYDSVVSRYHHDLPGRVSATLNNALYSNGNAIPSENSINLWLTNWDFKIRSSHGWLSDVVTHEFSHLVSIENASKFKPSIYGLQVSYTDYYNERTTQDFASMIPFTLQPLWLAEGTAQYESSRMGFDAWDSHRDMLLRVAALNDSLLTLPYMHDFSDNSLFAELGPYTQGFSLVRYISATYGEDAMPKIWHEMSKYNRLTLDGAIKKVLGISEQELYDNWKKAITEQYKAQRDSLGTLVEGTKMTEGSFWQDFPVVAGKNLYGVSNFGGLWFDGGLFKMPLEPKDTSKKDEVVDGVEIGEITVENEAADSTIEIGDYAKHGFKLKKPWLDKGIDIFEDSVQGPMLAYVSYQNRDKDGHAHFDIAVSDTNKNSVTVTYLADAVYPAIDKQGSTVIFAMREPYSTRFKLAKVPYPKDIKDYTSEDPVDLFVPDSKFDYYNIYSPKFSPDGKRIAFGFFDDKTRGIAIIDSDGKNFKIVSTEGFDERDVNWINDDKIVFASNRNGIFNLFEKTLSTGAERPLTNVLGGAFTPALAGDTLYFTEYDKDGFSLYKMAYGATPMVNDTTVTVTERDSVIQVADTTWNCEDSTASDSCKKIPAVALRDSVLKISDTTRTVTQKPADAQITLRGTLPARTEKPLEIADIEFAGIERDYKPIPNIPLFVPMLVFSENAPDLTVFGDGKLKVKAGLAAIISDALKKNTVQIGFLLELGNGIDYINGDGLNPEQEKEFFVSWENKSTPIDLSLSYTYANYTSKDTLRYEDVRANGGDSIGITHYAIPMQAIMAGAGYSIFKSIDTLQVAVGYDWANFNLYESNFDWTYQKRLSMLIALGLYGDHAEGSEINGQGNGMRLYLQSSNSDLYRPGTFAESFTVNSNGKITPKYRNFHINEVGLNLYGSIQSPLTGARLAAGGKIAGVYKWSTDAKQDTLDSYYYDALFLEGYPYLRNAENYTLAGMRTAIAELHYLYPVYDDWRKSAWIFETRSFYIDLFSQMGAAWNGKWFDTDKLTDHRFWDRSVGLTFRMSNRIFYSVPFDISLTLARGLSRIGEDENLHGGEKLTPIDLPAIPESIAPTRIKFSIGMGFVNSWQ
- a CDS encoding carbohydrate binding domain-containing protein, which translates into the protein MNFKTKSSLALSAAALLFLSACGDDSSKSAAPDEPAVNPTDSTTIPTPLPTDSTTVPADSTTNPTDSSAATNPTVDPSTLPPEGPITLTEGKGLLVDDFEDGDNHSATIDNYWYTYNDNDNDGASVITTPVNEDGDIIAGAVNNGSKYALQVNYTLDKGEYAYDPYVGWGIQVAEDDANGRFGGITYWYKGGAHEVHIEISDVTDYDVHLAKVKASRTWTQAVIRFKDLVQGGWGVEVPFDAKHIKAISFQAKGNAKVTSDSLFIDNIYLQDTSEVEADKPDMTINDPVIPKIEFTEAEITVTNPLQAKAMKYLNKGINFTNWLENADGKFKEFVFDETDIKLLADNGIKSLRLPIDLDLYATNRDEFVKDTTGTVQLAFDDSTLFTVLDSFVEWTGKHGISFVIDYHEYDNSYNATSAKDNKYIQMMAETWKHVAAHYAENTREDIFFELLNEPDMSAGKVTAAQWTVAAQAMIDSIRSVDKKHTILFGDAQWYSISLLAKRTPFTDDNIIYVIHTYEPFAFTHQGGSWTDYATIKGIPFPYDPAKWSTVSGDFGVTKSTQSYVKSNIKNYYKTGSKEAIMEQILKAKKWAATNNVPVIINEFGALNLRSTAQDRLNYLTAMREICDTLQIPWTHWGYTGNFSLFEGDLKGTKLIDGIDKALGLGAAE